In a genomic window of Scyliorhinus torazame isolate Kashiwa2021f chromosome 5, sScyTor2.1, whole genome shotgun sequence:
- the LOC140418906 gene encoding uncharacterized protein — translation MEKPWKCGDCGMGFNYPSEMQTHRRIHTGERPFTCSVCGKGFTLSSHLLTHQLVHTDQRPFKCADCEKSFKSRNNLLLHQRTHTGERPFTCLECGKGFNDLSNLRAHHQVHADQRPFKCADCEKSYKSRKNLLIHQRTHTGERPFTCSLCGTGFTQSTLLVRHQLVHTDQRPLKCADCEKNFKSKKNLLSHQRTHTGERPFTCSVCEKRFTCSSDLLIHQFVHTDQRPFKCADCEKSFKSKKNLLSRQHTHAGEKPFTCSVCGKGFTCSSQLLRHQRVHTGERPHTCPVCEKKFTRASYLTLHQLVHIDQKPFKCSDCEKRFKSKQNLLKHQRVDTETES, via the coding sequence atggagaaaccatggaaatgtggtgactgtgggatgggattcaattacccgtctgaaatgcaaactcatcgacgtattcacactggggagagaccattcacctgctccgtgtgtgggaagggattcactctgtcatcccacctcctgacacaccaacttgttcatactgatcaaagaccttttaaatgtgctgactgtgagaagagctttaaaagcagaaataatttactgttacaccaacgcactcacactggggagaggccattcacctgtctggaatgtgggaagggatttaatgatttgtcaaacctccgggctcaccatcaggttcacgctgaccagagaccgtttaaatgtgctgactgtgagaagagctataaAAGCAGAAagaatttactgatacatcaacgcactcacactggggagaggccattcacatgctccttgtgtgggacgggattcactcagtcaacacTACTcgtgagacaccaacttgttcatactgatcagagacctttgaaatgtgctgactgtgagaagaacttTAAAAGTAAAAAGAATTTACtgtcacatcaacgcactcacactggggagaggccattcacctgttccgtgtgtgagaagagattcacatgTTCATCCGACCTTCTAATacaccaatttgttcacactgatcagagaccttttaaatgtgctgactgtgagaagagctttaaaagtaaaaagaaTTTACTGTCACGTCAACATACTCacgctggggagaagccgttcacctgctccgtgtgtgggaagggattcacatgttcatcccagcttctgagacaccagcgagttcacactggggagagaccacacacttgccccgtgtgtgagaAGAAATTCACTCGGGCATCCTACCTGACtttacaccaacttgttcacattgATCAGaaacctttcaaatgttctgattgtgaaaagagatttaaaagtaaACAAAATctactgaaacaccagcgagttgacactgaaacagaatcatag